In Populus alba chromosome 4, ASM523922v2, whole genome shotgun sequence, the genomic window ACGAATCTACATCGCTTTCAAATCTTTGAAGAATGGGACGTGTATTATATATATCAggactttgtgttttttttttttttttatatataatattaaggaAAATTGTTCGTGGTGCCTGCTgtcttgaagaaaagaaaaacttgttggTGAATGCCACAACTTGTGTTAAACGTTTTTAGATCAATTATCTATCACACCCTTTCCTTCAATTGCCAGATtagttagaaaaacaaatttaataaattatgcaataattATTGGAGCTATCTTGTTTCTTGCATGTGATTCATTCAGATAGTCAAAGTGATCAACACTGTCTTGAAACCCCAGAgtttagatttgttttcttgatcATCTGCTAGAATTCAAGATTGGGAAGTTAAGTTTGGTCATGCTTCTCTGCTCCAGGAAACATGGTAAGTTGatcatgtttgtttcttttgaaCATTGACTGATTCCTGGTATCCAGTAATTAAGGGCTCGTCATGACTATTCCTAGTGGAAGCGGGGTGCCGGCACCAATGCTTAAGGTTTGTGCTCTCAAGCTTTGTCTCAAGCTCTAAAACATGGCATTGACTCAATTTATGTGATATTGGCCAGGGAAAACATAAAGCCATTGTAGTTTGTTGGTTTCTTGGACTTGGATCTCTTGTCTCATGGAACAGTATTCTAACCATTGAAGATTACTACTATGATTTGTTCCCGGTAGGTATCTCACTGTTATCTTctagtatttgtttttgaagCTAAATTTTCTGACATTAGTTATATTCATCCTGTCTTTACTGGTGTGCTAGATTTTTCAATCCTGTTAAAGCTAGACAAGCTTATATGTTCACTTAGGAATGCATTGAAAGGGTTTGATTTTAAGGTTGACTGTTTCTTTTCTACTCTTCAAAATTTAGGGAAAATCTTCAGCAAATAGTTAACTAGATTCAGTGTAGGATAGATTTGACTTTCTATCTCGTCCATATTAGATTGTTATGCTTGCTAGTGGAGGATTAGCATATTCTTTGATTTTGTGATAACTGAGCGAAGATTGATGGTCTGACTGATCATCCATCTGAGTATTTAGTAGTTGAAGTCTTATGTCTCACCACAATCTCAATATTTTGGATGGCAAAACTGTCTATCTGACAGTGCTTTACTTTCTGTTTGAAGAAATACCATCCTTCAAGGGTACTTACTCTTGTTTATCAACCGTTTGCCCTTGGAACAATGGCGTTACTGACGTATAATGAGGCAAAGATCAATACTAGAAAGCGGAACATAGCAGGGTACATGCTCTTTACTGCAAGTACGCTGATGCTCATTGTTGTAAGTACTGCACATGTCATCTTCTCTTTTTATAGTTTACTTTGTGTCATCCAGACCATTTCATCTTTCGTTTCTGGTAATATCCGTGACAGGTGGATTTAGTCACTTCAGGGAAAGGAGGGGTTGGACCTTATATTGGTATATGTGCAGTCGTCGCTGCTTTAGGAGTTGCAGATGCTCATGTTCAAGGTGGAATGGTTGGAGACTTGTCTTTCATGTGCCCTGAATTCGTCCAGGTAATAACACCTCGTAGAGTTCTTGTAATGTTGTTCAAGAGCTTATAACTCTATTCtggattttgaaaaaattttccGAAATTAAACCATGTTGTTATTTGTACTGCAGTCTTTCTTTGCTGGGCTGGCAGCATCGGGGGCTCTGACTTCTGCTTTGAGGCTACTGACGAAAGCAGTGTTTGAGAAGTCTAAAAATGGTCTACGAAAGGGAGTTAGTATGTCACATTTTCTTTGACCAACACGAGACTCATTGGCTTTCACTGCTCTTTCATAAATATCATTTGCAGCAGAGCTTCAGATTTTTAGGTTTACATATCTAGTCTACATGAATGTAACTGCCTTTGATGCTAGAGACTTGATTGATATATTACTTGATTACAAATTCTTGCAGTGTTATTTTTGGCAATATCTACTTTCTTGGAGTTTCTATCTGTTCTGCTGTATGCATTTCTCTTCCCTAGACTACCGATAGTGAAGTACTATCGTGCAAAGGCAGCTTCAGAAGGATCAAAGACTGTTTCAGCTGACCTTGCAGCTGCTGGCATCCTAAAACCTGAAAAACAGGAGGAGGTGCTGCATTTTCCTTTTAATGTTTCTACCTGGTCTGTTTGGTGTTGAAAGAAATTTGTTTCTGATCCTTGAGGCATATCAGTTTAGGGCACTCTTGCACGCTGCAGACGATGACAAACCCCCGGAACGGTTGAGCAACAAAGAACTATTCCTCCAAAATACAGATTATGCACTCGACCTGTTTCTCATATATGTGCTGACACTGTCGATTTTTCCGGGGTTCTTATATGAAGACACTGGTAAACACCAGTTGGGCTCATGGTAAGTGTCATCCATGGCATAgcataattcatttaaaaagaacttgaaaacaatttttctcccttcttcttcttcttcaatttcctTGTTGTCCCGCATCAAGCAGGTGACTGTATCCAATGCTCCTTGCTATATCCAAGCTTCAACTGCAATTTCAGTTTCCTTTCTGAGATTTCTTTCAACGCAGAATGCATACTTGGCCAAACTTGATAACATAGAATGATCTAGAAGTAAATTCTCATGATTGGTGATTTTCCAGGTATTCTCTTGTTCTGGTTGCAGTGTTCAATGTGTGGGATCTTATATCAAGATATATTCCTCTTGTGGAATGCTTGAAGCTGGAGTCTAGAAACGGTCTCATGATCGCTAGTCTTTCTCGTTTTCTGCTCGTTCCTGCCTTCTTCTTCACAGCAAAACATGGAGATCAGGGATGGATGATCATGCTAACCTCTTTCCTGGGATTAACAAATGGTTATCTCTCAGTTTGTGTCCTGACAGAGGCGCCAAAAGGTTACAAGGTTAGTGCATCTACATGCAATTATGCACACAATGTTCATGAAAAATGGCTGCTTAAACTGCTCTTTTGGTTCTGTAGGGACCCGAACAAAATGCGCTGGGCAATCTGCTTGTGCTTTGCTTATTTGCTGGCATCTTTTCAGGGGTTGTCCTTGATTGGCTGTGGCTCATAGGCAAATGATTCCTGAAGAGCTGAGTCTCTGTGCAACTGATCGAGTGAATTAGAAAGTTGATTCCTTCGCCTCAATATTGCAAGATCGGACCCATAATTATGCTAAAAGCCTTTCCTCTATCTTATgctaataattatgatattggTCTGTCTTGCAAGAACCACCACACCTACTTTCATGATACATAactaagaaagaaagacaaataCATCTGCAATATGAAAACTGAAAGAAAATTAGATTTGTAAACAGTTTTCTTACATTAACCATTCTCGGATAGGACAAATCCCTTCAGATGGGCCGAATAAGATGTCTTTGCCATAAAACTCAATCTTTCTTCCTTGAGGGTTCAAAATTTCAGTCCAATCCGGTGATTTCCCTAATTTAATCATAGATAGTGGATTATTGACCCGTGTTGTGCTAtggttagattattttttttaatgtaaaaaaatatagatattgttaaaatgttttctaataataataataataataatcataaactcaaaatacaatacaatattacatgatattattttcaaatattaagatgataaaaTATTGGATCGACTCAGGttaattgttaaatttataaCTTGAGTCATGACAacatgataaccctataaaaaataaatcaaaataaattatgaaattcaaattcTAAACATTTTAATGTTGAGGGATTACAAACCCCAATATCCAACCATATtggttgtcatttttttaaaatattgatacaatgatatattagattgtatttttttttaaaatactagatgatgacatgttagatcaATTTgattaacatgttaaatataCAACTTGAGTCATGAGACCGTGATAACcctttagaaaataaataaattaaaaattaaaaataattcccAAAACAACTACTATTAAGTGAGTAATATTTCATCAAATACAATAATTTAACCACactatttattgattttgttaatattttgtgATCGGAGAGATGAACTTAAATTTGGATGCAGAAGCACTGATGTGAAGCCCATAATAGCAATAACTAGTCCATAGTTGGGGAGAACCAGCATGGTTCCTTGGCATTGCAAGCACGGTGGTCCGATCATTAATACCCGGTCGAGCCTCGAGGAGGCTCTGATAGAAGACATTTTGAGAAAAGTCCTTTATAGCACCCATAAGGACACAACAAAAGACGCAGCAACAATGCCAAAACATACCACTCTAGATAACTAGTGCCATAGCCACACCCACTTCGATCTTTCCTAAAATGTAGACCTCAGAAATCGAAATGTTTGAAGTGAAAGCTGAATATGAGCACATTGAGTGTACCTAACagcctgtttatttttgtttttgaaaagtattttaaaaaaaaaattaattttttttattttttattttaaaacttttaaatattttcaaagcattttaatatgctgatattaaaaatatttttttagaaaaataaaaaatatattattttaatatatttttaaataaaaatattttaaaaaataattactattaagGTGTATTTGGAAGTAtgattatggttattttttaaagtgtttttcattcagaaaagtatagtaataatatttttttaaaaaaaattaatatattaaattaattttaaaatatcaaaaatatattaattttaaaaaaaaattaaaatattttagtggTTGTGGGTTAGATGCGATTTGATGATTTTGTACATCATGGTCAAGTGATGTGACTAATTATCaggattttaataaaattgtgaGAGGTAAGACCATTGATGCAATGTCCcttgaattattaaaagaaaaattattatttttcaaaaaaataaacattaaattattataaaatttaacaaacttGAAAAACCTATATAAAATCCTTGGCATTTTAGTATATGTCTCTAGATTACTGCACGTGTTATATTACGGGTGGATTCAAattctttttaacatttttttttagatattactaatatttttttagtaaaaaattaattttgaataatgtGGGAATTGACTCAATATAatcttaatgttaaaaaataaaattgaaattgaaaaaaaaaaaatataaattgttaaaaaaaaaccaaaaaaatattattctattattTCAAGAAGAGGATacagtaaaatattattttttaataataataataataataatttcaatctttttagattttttttaaagcatttatgTATTTAGCATTTAACCATATAAACAACAATGAATGGTATAATATCAAGGGAATGAAAAGGAGAATTCAATAGAAAATACTCCACCTTTTTATTATGAGTTTTTGTATTAGATTCAATGCATTTCTGATCACACAAACCTTGttacaactaaaaaataaataaaaatacagagcataaaaaacataacaacaCATGTATCAAACTTAAACAGGAAACATACATAACAacacaaatatgttttttgtatggttaaaaagttttttagacCTCCTCATCACTGCtcgtgaattaaattcactgaTTACAGTGTTAGCATACTCCAGTAAACTAGTTAATTTTTAtgctaacaaaatataaaaaacaccaGCTGCTAATTTTGTAGGGAGTAGACAATAGCCATGACTACTACTGTCAAGGGCATTGAGACTCCAGTTGTGCTCAGACTTTGTCATAATCAGTAAAAGAactatatttattcaatttcttggagtccagggaaaaaaaataaagcgtTGTAAGTTTGCAGGATTCTTGGACTTGGGTCCCTTGCAGCATGGAACAGATTGTTAACCATAGAAAAATTTTAGCATGCATGGGACATCTAAAACAATCTCCAGCTGGTCGGAGATATTTCAGGTCTGCACTTGTTCTGGTTGCAGTGCACAAGGTGGGGGATCTTATATCAAGATACATTCCCCTTGTGAAATATGGTGATCATCGGGATAATAAATGGTTGCCTCGCCAGGTGCATCCTTGCAGTGACACGATTACGGTGATCATCGGGATAATACATTCCCCTTGTGAAGGTTACACGATTAGTCAATACACTAGTTATGATGTGCAACAAaagcatatatttttagtgtttttggtgATTAATGctcttgtttttttggttttgtcgAGACGTGAGCAAGATAGGGTAATCTGCTTATGGTTTTCCTTTTAGGAGGCTTATTTGCTGGAGTTTACCTTGATTGGCTGTGGCTCATAGGTGAAGGCAGCTTCTGAAGATCCAAGTTCATGCCACCGATGATGAAAGTCCGTTCCCTTCTCTCCCAATTCAATGTTGATCAATGAGAACATCAATTATCAATAGCATGACAGAATTGATCGGATAAAGGAACAGCACTTTCACTGATGGGAGAAGCAACAGCAACAGAACCACCAGCGACACACCAAAGATATCAGGACGAAATGTAGAGGAATCTTATCGCTGCTCTGTGATTTTCTTACATGTTTTTGACACACAGTCATGCTAGATGAGCATCCCCCTAAAAGATCCGCTAGCGAATGTTGTCATGCTGATGTGAATTGAGAAGGCCTTTTGGCAAGTGATACCAAAAGAGAGGCCAAACATGATGATCTCACGCGCTAATACCACCGAAATGAATCAAATCACATCCAAGACTAAAGGCACAACCTGACACAGACATAATGAGCAACTAGTGCATTTATGTGAGGTGGTAATGCAAGTAGATAAATATCAGTGCAGAAAATTGTTAACATGGAAACTTAGTTGTGTAagatatatactctatatttctACAGAGAATCCGAACCaagtgatgatgaagatgattgTTGTTACTTAATTTTGGACCTCACGTGCTGAAGAtggtgtatacctcttttgaatgCAATGTAGGAGTTTAACTCATGTTcactagaaaattgacaaataatttttttttttcgaaaccttgtttgagttgttttctGCTCTTTCCCTTTGCTACCAAAATTGTCAAgttttcttaggttgatcaggagtcttcataatgctaaattcgttccttctttatctgatctttaatgttgaataaatccttcagaatttgcactaaaacaAAAATTGGTTCTACTGTTGTTGCAATTTTTTACTCCAACTtacgatatctgaccatcctagtTATATTCTGTCACTAATGACATATTGAAAATTAACatacacctttattaggtctTAGGGATAATTGTTCTTAGGGCATATTCTCaatcagatttggatgctcaacaATGTCAGAttaagaacctttttgaccaactagattattGCTAAATTCTGTtctctaaaacaattttatctcacttcgactccttcatcaaattTGTAGTCCTGAATGTGTAGATaattttgggcttttgaattgcttgatttcgatatcagaagttcaagatattcccatttgaatatctaatgagaaggtagagaattctgccgcaagAAGAATACTGAACCGAGTTTGTACTAAAAACCTCTATTTCCATCCATCTCAGGCCTGTCATCGAGCATCTCAAGCCCATCCATGAG contains:
- the LOC118042796 gene encoding equilibrative nucleotide transporter 3-like isoform X1: MTIPSGSGVPAPMLKGKHKAIVVCWFLGLGSLVSWNSILTIEDYYYDLFPKYHPSRVLTLVYQPFALGTMALLTYNEAKINTRKRNIAGYMLFTASTLMLIVVDLVTSGKGGVGPYIGICAVVAALGVADAHVQGGMVGDLSFMCPEFVQSFFAGLAASGALTSALRLLTKAVFEKSKNGLRKGVMLFLAISTFLEFLSVLLYAFLFPRLPIVKYYRAKAASEGSKTVSADLAAAGILKPEKQEEFRALLHAADDDKPPERLSNKELFLQNTDYALDLFLIYVLTLSIFPGFLYEDTGKHQLGSWYSLVLVAVFNVWDLISRYIPLVECLKLESRNGLMIASLSRFLLVPAFFFTAKHGDQGWMIMLTSFLGLTNGYLSVCVLTEAPKGYKGPEQNALGNLLVLCLFAGIFSGVVLDWLWLIGK
- the LOC118042796 gene encoding equilibrative nucleotide transporter 3-like isoform X2, producing the protein MTIPSGSGVPAPMLKGKHKAIVVCWFLGLGSLVSWNSILTIEDYYYDLFPKYHPSRVLTLVYQPFALGTMALLTYNEAKINTRKRNIAGYMLFTASTLMLIVVDLVTSGKGGVGPYIGICAVVAALGVADAHVQGGMVGDLSFMCPEFVQSFFAGLAASGALTSALRLLTKAVFEKSKNGLRKGVMLFLAISTFLEFLSVLLYAFLFPRLPIVKYYRAKAASEGSKTVSADLAAAGILKPEKQEEFRALLHAADDDKPPERLSNKELFLQNTDYALDLFLIYVLTLSIFPGFLYEDTGKHQLGSCVQCVGSYIKIYSSCGMLEAGV